One Spirosoma agri DNA segment encodes these proteins:
- a CDS encoding nuclear transport factor 2 family protein, with protein sequence MNDLINIEGTQILGVTRQLTRLMIRRDTKAMNKILDENYTLTHMTGYVQSKSE encoded by the coding sequence ATGAACGATCTTATTAACATAGAGGGAACGCAGATTTTAGGGGTAACCCGTCAGTTGACACGGTTGATGATTAGACGGGATACAAAGGCCATGAACAAGATTTTGGATGAAAACTACACGCTAACCCACATGACCGGCTATGTGCAGTCCAAGTCAGAATGA
- a CDS encoding MFS transporter — MGFIVFVLGSYLMGTSAAIIQVVVNPYVASYELRGTQPVQRLNITTAINSIGTTSAPFFVTVVMFSGISILHVKIEQLLLPFAFLILAVIAVTFITSRLHIPDITHTRATVSEKLDRSIWSFRHFTLGVIAIFFYVGTEVAIGANINLYAFERIGAGHPITFLGKTDIILGGLDLGIHALLSTLYWGGFLVGRAISSFLSKISARTQLITTTVLATTFALTAMMTQNLWLLVAIGLLHSSMWSCIYSLTIKGLNQYTSKASGIFISAVFGGAVFTLIQGGLADLLGSWRWTWFLTVVCEVVMLVYALYGSRIREKDMIR, encoded by the coding sequence TTGGGCTTTATTGTCTTTGTGCTGGGGTCTTATTTAATGGGTACCTCAGCGGCTATCATTCAGGTGGTAGTCAACCCCTATGTGGCTTCGTACGAATTGCGGGGAACCCAACCCGTACAGCGGTTAAACATTACCACGGCAATCAATTCCATTGGGACTACTTCAGCCCCTTTTTTCGTCACCGTCGTGATGTTTAGTGGCATTTCTATCCTCCATGTCAAAATTGAGCAGTTACTGTTGCCTTTCGCTTTTCTCATTTTAGCCGTTATAGCGGTTACGTTCATCACCAGCAGGCTTCATATACCGGATATCACCCACACCAGAGCGACGGTCAGTGAAAAGCTCGACCGAAGTATCTGGTCGTTTCGGCACTTTACTCTGGGCGTCATCGCTATCTTCTTTTATGTGGGTACCGAAGTGGCGATTGGGGCGAATATCAACTTATATGCGTTTGAACGAATAGGCGCTGGCCACCCCATCACATTCCTAGGTAAAACAGACATCATCCTGGGTGGACTCGATCTAGGTATTCATGCCTTATTATCCACGCTATACTGGGGGGGATTCCTGGTGGGCAGGGCTATTTCCAGCTTTTTGAGTAAGATTTCGGCTAGGACGCAGTTGATCACGACAACCGTACTGGCGACTACGTTCGCCCTTACGGCCATGATGACCCAAAATTTGTGGTTGCTGGTGGCGATCGGCTTATTACATTCGTCAATGTGGAGTTGCATATATTCGCTGACGATAAAAGGCCTGAACCAATACACCTCAAAAGCCTCCGGCATATTTATTTCCGCCGTGTTCGGTGGAGCGGTTTTTACCCTGATCCAGGGTGGGCTCGCCGATCTATTGGGCTCATGGCGATGGACCTGGTTTCTGACCGTTGTTTGTGAAGTAGTGATGCTAGTCTATGCCTTGTACGGTTCTCGTATCAGAGAGAAAGATATGATTCGTTAA